A window of the Diabrotica undecimpunctata isolate CICGRU chromosome 1, icDiaUnde3, whole genome shotgun sequence genome harbors these coding sequences:
- the LOC140432678 gene encoding juvenile hormone epoxide hydrolase 1-like — protein MGCCAKVGAVVAVLLAILVVYSTKSLFETPKVPDLGERWWKVSKPAKVDTSIKPFKIQISDEILKDLKDRLDRTLPFQPPLDGVKQHYGMNTNLLKTIVDYWKNKYDWRQREKFFNQYPQFTTNIQGLNIHFLHVKPAETKGLKVFPMLMLHGWPGSVREFYEIIPLLTKPQKGRDFVFELIIPSLPGYGFSEAAEVSGLGAPHVAVIMKNLMNRLGFQKYYLQGGDWGGVILSNLASLFPEKVLGLHSNVCFVNSPLANLKLALGSLMPSLVVEADKQHLVYPRMKVFGFLLLESGYMHLQATKPDTVGVALRDSPVGLAAYIIEKFTTWTNPAWKDLEDGGLTKKFTLEKLLDNVMVYWVTRSITTSVRLYAETFNSEIFAMNVDGVPIDVPSACSQFEYELMYQPESILKERYRNLLLASSHIDGGHFAAFEVPNLLAKDSYDFVERVQDFEKQKHKK, from the exons ATGGGTTGCTGTGCTAAAGTCGGGGCTGTTGTTGCAGTGCTTTTAGCTATTTTAGTTGTCTATAGTACAAAATCTTTGTTTGAAACGCCGAAGGTGCCGGATTTGGGTGAGAGATGGTGGAAAGTGTCCAAGCCGGCAAAAGTGGACACCAGTATCAAGCCGTTTAAAATTCAAATTTCAGATGAA ATTTTAAAAGACTTGAAGGACAGACTAGATCGTACGCTTCCATTTCAACCACCGCTAGATGGGGTTAAACAACATTATGGAATGAACACTAATCTTCTGAAAACTATAGTGGACTATTGGAAGAACAAATATGACTGGAGACAAAGGGAGAAGTTTTTCAACCAGTATCCACAGTTCACGACAAATATCCAAGGACTTAACATCCATTTCCTTCATGTCAAACCTGCTGAGACCAAAGGACTGAAGGTTTTCCCGATGTTAATGTTGCACGGATGGCCAGGTTCTGTTAGAGAGTTTTATGAAATTATCCCACTTTTGACCAAACCACAGAAGGGAAGAGATTTTGTGTTTGAACTGATTATTCCAAGTTTACCAG gTTATGGATTTTCTGAAGCTGCTGAAGTATCTGGACTTGGTGCACCCCACGTGGCCGTCATTATGAAGAACCTTATGAACCGATTGGGATTTCAGAAGTACTACCTTCAGGGTGGTGATTGGGGTGGCGTAATACTCTCCAACTTAGCCTCTTTATTTCCAGAAAAAGTATTGGGACTACATTCCAATGTTTGCTTTGTCAATAGTCCTCTCGCTAATCTAAAATTAGCGCTAGGTAGTCTTATGCCATCTTTGGTTGTTGAAGCTGATAAGCAACATCTCGTTTATCCCCGAATGAAAGTTTTTGGATTCCTTTTACTGGAAAGTGGTTATATGCATCTTCAGGCGACTAAACCGGATACCGTTG GTGTCGCTTTACGTGACAGCCCTGTAGGTCTTGCTGCTTACATCATAGAGAAGTTCACCACATGGACCAATCCAGCATGGAAAGACTTAGAAGACGGAGGATTAACAAAGAAATTTACTTTGGAAAAGTTGTTGGACAATGTTATGGTTTACTGGGTTACCAGATCTATCACTACCTCCGTGAGGTTATACGCAGAAACATTTAATTCTGAAATTTTTGCCATGAACGTTGACGg tGTTCCCATCGATGTCCCCAGCGCATGCTCTCAATTTGAATACGAGCTTATGTATCAACCAGAATCAATCCTAAAGGAAAGGTATCGCAACTTATTGTTAGCAAGCTCGCATATAGACGGTGGCCACTTCGCTGCTTTTGAAGTTCCAAATCTTCTTGCCAAAGACTCTTACGATTTTGTTGAGAGAGTTCAAGATTTCGAAAAGCAAAAACACAAAAAGTAA